One Equus asinus isolate D_3611 breed Donkey chromosome 26, EquAss-T2T_v2, whole genome shotgun sequence genomic window carries:
- the LOC106848434 gene encoding interferon-inducible GTPase 5, translated as MATSKLPAVPREEETTILMAKEELEALRTAFESGDIPQAASRLRELLASSESTRLEVGVTGESGAGKSSLINALRGLGAEDPGAALTGVVETTMHPSPYPHPQFPDVTLWDLPGAGSPGCPADKYLKQVDFGRYDFFLLVSPRRCGAVETRLASEILRQGKKFYFVRTKVDEDLAATRTQRPSGFSEAAVLQEIREHCAERLRVAGVTDPRIFLVSNLSPVRYDFPLLVSTWEHDLPAHRRHAGLLSLPDISLEALQKKKDMLQEQVLKTALVSGVIQALPVPGLAAAYDDALLIRSLRGYHRSFGLDDDSLAKLAEQVGKQAGDLRSVIRSPLANELSPETILRLYSRSSDGAMRVARAFEKGIPVFGTLVAGGISFGTVYTMLQGCLNEMAEDAQRVRIKALEEDEPQSEVSLEAAGDNGVEKRASGEGVSEEAPLSARRKLGLLLKYILESWKKRDLSEEK; from the coding sequence ATGGCTACTTCGAAGTTGCCAGCTGTGCCCAGGGAGGAGGAGACCACCATCCTCATGGCCAAGGAAGAGCTGGAGGCCCTGCGCACGGCCTTCGAGTCGGGCGACATCCCCCAGGCTGCCTCTCGCCTCCGGGAGCTGCTGGCCTCCTCGGAGAGCACCCGCCTGGAGGTGGGCGTCACGGGCGAGTCGGGCGCCGGCAAGTCGTCCCTCATCAATGCCCTCCGGGGCCTGGGGGCCGAGGACCCTGGCGCGGCTCTCACGGGCGTCGTGGAGACCACAATGCACCCCTCGCCCTACCCGCACCCGCAGTTCCCCGATGTGACACTGTGGGACCTGCCGGGGGCCGGCTCCCCGGGCTGCCCGGCGGACAAGTACCTGAAGCAGGTGGACTTCGGCCGCTACGACTTCTTCCTGCTGGTGTCCCCGCGCCGCTGCGGGGCCGTGGAGACCCGCCTGGCCTCCGAAATCCTGCGCCAGGGCAAGAAGTTCTACTTCGTGCGCACCAAGGTGGACGAGGACCTGGCGGCCACCCGCACCCAGCGGCCCTCGGGCTTCAGCGAGGCCGCCGTCCTGCAGGAGATCCgcgagcactgtgccgagcggcTGCGGGTGGCCGGGGTGACCGACCCCCGCATCTTCCTCGTGTCCAACCTCTCGCCCGTCCGCTATGACTTCCCTCTGCTCGTGTCCACCTGGGAGCACGACCTGCCCGCACACCGGCGCCACGCCGGCCTGCTGTCACTGCCCGACATCTCACTGGAGGCCCTGCAGAAGAAGAAAGACATGCTCCAGGAGCAGGTGCTCAAGACGGCCCTGGTGTCGGGCGTCATCCAGGCCCTGCCCGTGCCCGGGCTGGCGGCCGCCTACGACGACGCCCTGCTCATCCGCTCGCTGCGCGGCTACCACCGCAGCTTCGGCCTGGACGACGACTCGCTGGCCAAGCTGGCCGAGCAGGTGGGCAAGCAGGCCGGCGACCTGCGCTCGGTCATCCGCTCGCCGCTGGCCAACGAGCTCTCCCCTGAGACCATCCTGCGGCTCTACTCACGCTCGTCTGACGGCGCCATGAGGGTGGCCCGCGCCTTTGAGAAGGGCATCCCCGTGTTTGGGACGCTGGTGGCCGGCGGCATCAGCTTCGGCACCGTCTACACCATGCTCCAGGGCTGCCTCAACGAGATGGCCGAGGACGCCCAGCGGGTCCGCATCAAGGCCCTGGAGGAGGACGAGCCGCAGTCGGAGGTCAGCTTGGAGGCGGCGGGTGACAATGGAGTGGAAAAGCGGGCGTCCGGGGAAGGAGTCAGCGAGGAAGCCCCGCTCTCGGCCCGCAGGAAGCTTGGCCTCCTCCTCAAGTACATTCTCGAGAGCTGGAAGAAGCGTGACTTGTCGGAAGAGAAGTAA
- the LOC139042231 gene encoding interferon-inducible GTPase 5-like, with product MSGRTLAFPGKVTFVNAIWGLGDEDPNSACKGMVGMTVDPTPYPHPKLTYLQWALLDQYDFIIIMVTSERFTANQARLTCETLQRGKRPYFIRSKVDVDVAAWSTATQCLLWGECAQPDLGQLWAAPMEGLRDPRVFLLCVIDLSKDDFHLLQESVVKELESHKRHAFLVAPPSTSKPVLAKEASPLGHIWLVATVACGVNLSPMLGAQDMGCDLHTLIHSLEGCRHSFGLDDCPVKRAERMGWPLHKIWEAVQGQEPKVSQALVVELLGQAPGDASVFTRKHLNVPVLGTLAACGTSFTTIYWMLSLSLDAAVKDAQDMLTQAFFNNSDHKLPEKPHHNPSPEPRPAGGGSEELGGSRLYLSPGQVVSGDGKKETQAPAVLD from the exons ATGTCAGGCCGGACATTGGCATTCCCAGGCAAGGTGACCTTTGTCAACGCCATCTGGGGGCTGGGAGATGAGGACCCGAACTCAGCCTGCAAGGGCATGGTGGGGATGACCGTGGACCCCACGCCATACCCGCACCCCAA GCTGACATACCTCCAGTGGGCGCTGCTGGACCAGTACGacttcatcatcatcatggtgACGTCAGAGCGCTTCACGGCCAACCAAGCCCGGCTGACCTGCGAGACCCTGCAACGAGGCAAGCGCCCCTACTTCATCCGCTCCAAGGTGGATGTGGACGTTGCTGCCTGGAGCACCGCCACCCAGTGCCTTCTTTGGGGAGAGTGCGCTCAGCCAGATCTGGGACAACTGTGGGCAGCACCCA TGGAGGGCCTGAGGGATCCCCGGGTCTTCCTGCTCTGCGTGATTGATTTGAGCAAGGATGACTTCCACCTGCTGCAGGAGTCGGTGGTGAAGGAACTAGAGAGCCATAAGCGGCACGCCTTCCTGGTGGCCCCGCCCAGCACCTCAAAGCCCGTACTAGCGAAGGAGGCCTCACCACTGGGGCACATCTGGCTGGTGGCCACGGTGGCCTGTGGTGTCAACTTGAGTCCCATGTTGGGCGCCCAGGATATGGGGTGTGACCTACACACGCTCATCCACTCCCTGGAAGGCTGCCGCCACAGCTTCGGCCTGGACGACTGCCCGGTCAAGCGGGCTGAGCggatgggctggcccctgcacaaGATCTGGGAGGCGGTGCAGGGCCAGGAGCCCAAGGTCAGCCAGGCACTGGTGGTGGAGCTGCTGGGCCAGGCCCCCGGGGATGCCTCTGTTTTCACCCGCAAGCACCTCAATGTGCCCGTCCTGGGCACCCTGGCTGCCTGCGGCACCTCCTTCACCACTATCTACTGGATGCTCAGCCTGTCCCTGGACGCGGCAGTCAAGGATGCCCAAGACATGCTGACTCAGGCCTTTTTCAACAACTCGGACCACAAGCTCCCAGAGAAACCCCATCATaatcccagccctgagcctagGCCAGCTGGAGGTGGCAGTGAAGAGCTGGGAGGATCCAGGCTCTACCTGTCCCCAGGCCAGGTGGTTTCTGGGGATGGGAAGAAAGAAACTCAAGCGCCAGCTGTCCTGGACTGA